AGCCGCGCCCATCCGGGTCCGTTCAGCCAGTCGACGTCGGGCAGGCCGACGGCGCCGAGCATCTGGTTGACCAGGCCGCCGTCGGTCTTGAGCAGGACGCGGAACACCACCGAGTAGGCGACCAGCATCGTGACGGCGGGCAGGAAGTAGGCGATGCGGAATCCCGCGCGCAGGCGCAGCCAGGACTGGTTCAGCCCGAACGCCAGCAGCAGCGCCAGCCCGATCATGACCGGGACCTGGACGAGGAGGATCAGCCCGGTGTTGCGCAGCGCGGCCCAGAAGACCGGGTCCGCCGCCATCCGGCGGTACTGGGCCAGCCCGACCCAGGTCGTCACGCCGTCGCGGTCGGCGGTGAAGCTCTGGTAGAGGCCGGCCAGCAGCGGATAGGCGAAGAACAGCGCCAGCAGCGCCGCCGCCGGGCCCGCGAAGGTCCACGGCGTGCACCGGCGGCGCCAGCGCTCCCGCCACCGGGGCGGCGGGTCCGGCCGGGCCGTGCGGGCGGGTCCGCTCTTCGCGGACCTCTGTTTCGTCACGTCGACGACCACGGGGTCACCCGGCGATCGACCGGCCGGTGGCGGCGGCGATCTGCTTGGCCGCCGAGTCCAGGGCCTTCGCCGGGTCGTCCCCGTGCAGCACGATGCCGGAGACGGTGCGGTTGACGACGTCCCTCGCCTTGGGGCCGTCCTTGGAGATCTCGATCGGGGGCACCTTGTCCGCGAGGTCGGCGAACGTCGCGAAGACGGGCCGGCCGCCGTAGTAGGGCTGCGGCGCGGTCACGAACGGGTCCTTCAGCGCGGGGAGGTAGGCGGGGAAGAGGCCCTCGTTCTTCAGCATGGACACCTGGTTGGCGGTGTTCGCGAGGGCGAACTCGATGAACGCCCACGCCGTCCGCGCGTTCGCGCTGTGGCCGCTGACGGCGAGCGTCGACCCGCCGTCGTTGGACGTCCGCACCCCGCCCTGGTCGAACGCCGGGAGGGGCGCGACGCCGAACTTCCCCTTGAGTTCGGGCATCTCGTCGGTGAGGGTGCCCGACCACCACACCGCGTACGGGGTGGTGGCGACCTTGCCCGCCTTGGTGGCCGAGACGAGGCCGTCCCAGCCCTTCTCGAAGGCGACGAGGTCCTTGTCGGCGAGCGTCTTGAGCAGCGTCGCGGCGCGGACGGCCCGCGGGTCGGAGACGGCGATCCTCCCGCCGCGCACGTATCCCTGTGCCTGCTGCTGGAGCAGCATCGGGAACATGCTGTCCTCCTGCGGGTCCATGACGAGGAGCTTCTTGCCGGTGGCGGCCTTGATCCGCTCGCCGGCGCGGACGTAGTCGTCCCACGTCGCGATGCTCGCCGGGTCGACGCCGGCCTTCTCGAACATGTCGGCGCGGTAGTAGAGGGCGCAGGGCCCGCCGTCCCAGGGCAGGGCGAAGACCTTGCCGCGCTCGTCGGTGACGTCCTTCCAGGCCGCGCGGGCGAACTCGGCCCGGCGGGCGCCGGCGAGGGGGGTCAGATCGTACAGCCCGCCGGGGAAGGCGCCGATGTAGCCGGGGAGCCTGGTGCCCTCGATGGTGAGGACGTCGGGCAGGCCCTTCCCCGCCTTCATCCCCACGGTGATCTTGTCGTAGGCGTTGTCGTAGCCGATGTCGACGACGTCGACGCTCGTCCCGGGATGGCGCTGCTCGAAGGCGGGGGCGAGCCGCTTGAGCGCCTTCGCCGCGACGTCCCACGACCAGACGCCGATCCTTCCTTCGATCTTGGCCTGGGCGCCGGCGCTGAGCGCGGGCCCCGCCTTCCCGGCGCCGCCTCCGGTGGCGCACCCGCTCGCTCCGAGCAGCGCCGATACGGCTCCGGCGGCTCCGGCGGTCAGGACGGTCCGGCGTCCGATGGCCGCCCGTCCGGGGTTGGTCGCCATCTTGCCTCCCCAAGGGATTCGGGATAATGCTGTATACAGCACACTGCATCCTGTGTTCTCGTCAAGAGGGTGAGGCAAGGAATGTGAAGGAGAGCGAGATGAACGCGCACCCCTACATCCCGAACTCGGTGCCCGAGGTGAAACGGGAGATGCTGGAGGCGATCGGCGCGCGGAGCGTCGAGGACTTCTACGCGGACGTGCCCGGCCGCATCCGGCTGGACCGCCCGCTGGACCTGCCCCCGCCGATGCGCTCCGAGGCCGAGCTGGTCCGGCACGTCGGCGGGCTGCTCGGGCGCAACACCAGCGCCCAGGAGGCGCTCAGCTTCCTCGGCGCCGGCTGCTACCACCACCACGTGCCCGCGGTCGTCGAGGAGGTGGTCAACCGCAGCGAGTTCCTCACCGCCTACGCGGGCGAGCCGTACGAGGACCACGGCCGCTTCCAGGCGCTCTGGGAGTACCAGTCGCTGATGGGCGAGCTGCTGGAGATGGACGTCGTGAGCGTGCCGGTGTACGACGGCTTCCAGGCCGCGGCCACCGCGCTGCGCATGGCGGGGCGCATCACCGGCCACCGGAGGCTGCTGCTGGTGACGGCCGTCGCCCCGGACAAGCTCTCCAAGATCGAGGACTATGTCCGTCCCGACCACGACGTGGTCCTCGTGCCGGTGGACCCCGCCACCGGGCTCGCCGACCCCGCCGCGGTGCGGGCGGAGCTGGCGGCCGGGGACGTCGCGGCGGTGTTCGCGGAGGCGCCCTCGGCGTCCGGGATCCTGGACCCCGCCCTCCCGTCGCTGGCCGAGATCGCGCACGAGGCCGGGGCCCAGTACGTCGTGGGCTGCAACCCGACCTCGCTGGGAGCGGTGACCCCGCCCGCGGCGTACGGCGCCGACATCGTCTGCGGCGACGTCCAGCCGCTCGGGCTGCCGATGAGCTACGGCGGGATGAACGGCGGCTTCATCGCCACGCGGGACGAGGAACTCTACGTGGGCGAGTTCCCCTCGCGGCTGTTCGGCCTGGCGCCCACCAGCGTCGAGGGCGAGTACGGCTTCGGCGACGTCGCCTACGAGCGCACCTCCTTCGCCCTCCGCGAGGAGGGCAAGGAGTGGGTGGGCACGGCCGCCGCCCTGAACGGCATCGCCGCCGGGGTCTACCTGGCGCTGATGGGGCCGCAGGGCATGCGCGAGGTCGCCGAGACGATCCTGGCGAACACCCGGTACGCGCTGGACCGGCTGGCCTCGGTCCCGGGCGTGGAGACCCCCTACGCGGACGCCCCCCACTTCGCCGACTTCACGCTCCGCTTCACCGGCTCGCGGACCGCCGCCGAGGTCGGCGAGGCGCTGCTGGAACACGGGATCTTCGGCGGCAGGGTCCTGTCGGACACCGACGCCCTGTACTGCGTCACCGAGATCCACACCAAGGACGACATCGACCGGCTGGCCGCGACCCTCCAGGAGATCGCCAAGTGAAGACGGGCCCGACCCCCTCCCCCCTCGCCCCCGCCGACGCGAAGATCGGCCCGAAGCCCCCGC
The sequence above is a segment of the Actinomadura coerulea genome. Coding sequences within it:
- a CDS encoding ABC transporter permease subunit, yielding MTKQRSAKSGPARTARPDPPPRWRERWRRRCTPWTFAGPAAALLALFFAYPLLAGLYQSFTADRDGVTTWVGLAQYRRMAADPVFWAALRNTGLILLVQVPVMIGLALLLAFGLNQSWLRLRAGFRIAYFLPAVTMLVAYSVVFRVLLKTDGGLVNQMLGAVGLPDVDWLNGPGWARLALIGSITWRWTGYNAVILLAGLQSIAREQYEAAAIDGAGPLTTFVRVVMPQLRPVILFCSVTSTIGTLQLFDENYVLTGGGPGNATTTPVLYLYKVGFEQLDFGYAAAISWVVVAIIGLISYAQFRFIGKDGSR
- a CDS encoding ABC transporter substrate-binding protein, coding for MATNPGRAAIGRRTVLTAGAAGAVSALLGASGCATGGGAGKAGPALSAGAQAKIEGRIGVWSWDVAAKALKRLAPAFEQRHPGTSVDVVDIGYDNAYDKITVGMKAGKGLPDVLTIEGTRLPGYIGAFPGGLYDLTPLAGARRAEFARAAWKDVTDERGKVFALPWDGGPCALYYRADMFEKAGVDPASIATWDDYVRAGERIKAATGKKLLVMDPQEDSMFPMLLQQQAQGYVRGGRIAVSDPRAVRAATLLKTLADKDLVAFEKGWDGLVSATKAGKVATTPYAVWWSGTLTDEMPELKGKFGVAPLPAFDQGGVRTSNDGGSTLAVSGHSANARTAWAFIEFALANTANQVSMLKNEGLFPAYLPALKDPFVTAPQPYYGGRPVFATFADLADKVPPIEISKDGPKARDVVNRTVSGIVLHGDDPAKALDSAAKQIAAATGRSIAG
- the gcvPA gene encoding aminomethyl-transferring glycine dehydrogenase subunit GcvPA gives rise to the protein MNAHPYIPNSVPEVKREMLEAIGARSVEDFYADVPGRIRLDRPLDLPPPMRSEAELVRHVGGLLGRNTSAQEALSFLGAGCYHHHVPAVVEEVVNRSEFLTAYAGEPYEDHGRFQALWEYQSLMGELLEMDVVSVPVYDGFQAAATALRMAGRITGHRRLLLVTAVAPDKLSKIEDYVRPDHDVVLVPVDPATGLADPAAVRAELAAGDVAAVFAEAPSASGILDPALPSLAEIAHEAGAQYVVGCNPTSLGAVTPPAAYGADIVCGDVQPLGLPMSYGGMNGGFIATRDEELYVGEFPSRLFGLAPTSVEGEYGFGDVAYERTSFALREEGKEWVGTAAALNGIAAGVYLALMGPQGMREVAETILANTRYALDRLASVPGVETPYADAPHFADFTLRFTGSRTAAEVGEALLEHGIFGGRVLSDTDALYCVTEIHTKDDIDRLAATLQEIAK